GCACAGCCGATTTGGCCATCGAAGCGATGAAAGAGGGGGCTTACGAATACCTCCTCAAGCCTCTGGAACTTGGAGAGCTGCGCACCATTATCGATCGGGCAGCTCAATCGAGCCGCTTGATGAGCGTGCCGACCGCCATTGCTGAGTTGGAGACGCCGCCGCCGGGGGGCGATATTCTCCTGGGCCGCTGCCCCGCGATGCAGGAGGTGTACAAAGCCATCGGCCGGGTGGCGCAGCAGGACGTCACCGTGCTGCTGACCGGCGAAAGCGGCACGGGCAAGGAGCTAGTGGCGCGAGCTATCTATCAGCACTCCAACCGGGCCCACAAAACCTTTCTGGCGATCAACTGTGCGGCCATTCCCGAAAGCCTGTTGGAAAGCGAGCTATTTGGCCACGAAAAGGGGGCGTTCACGGGAGCAGAACGGCGGCGCATCGGCAAGTTCGAGCAAGCCAGCGGCGGCACTATCTTCCTGGATGAAGTCGGGGAGATGTCACCGCTGACCCAAGCGAAAATCCTGCGCCTGATCCAGGAACAAAGCTTTGAACGCGTCGGCGGCAGTGAAACGATCCACACCGACGTCCGGCTGATCGCCGCCACCAATGCCAATCTGGCCCAATTGGTCGAGGAGGGTCGTTTCCGCAAGGACCTGTACTTCCGGCTCAACGTCTTTGCCATTCATCTGCCCCCCTTGCGCGAACGCGAGGGGGACTTGGAGCTGCTCGTCGAGCATTACGTCCGGCGCTTCGGCCAAGAGCTAGGCAAGCCTGTCCGCGAAGTGGAACCGGAAGCCTGGAAAATCCTTCGGGCCTACTCTTGGCCGGGCAATGTCCGCGAATTGCAAAGCGTCCTCAAACAAGCCATCCTGCGCATGAGCGGCTCCGTCCTCTTGGCCGCCTGCCTGCCGGAACAACTGCGCAGAGGGAACAACTTCCGCACCACGAGCAGCGAATCCGAACTTTTTTGGGACAGATTTGTCAGCGAACGCCTCGCCGCCGGCACCGAGAATCTCTACGCCGAGTGCCTGGAACGGATGGAACGCGAGGTCATCCTGCGGGTACTCAAACATACCGCAGGAAACCAAGTCCAAGCCGCCCGCATTCTGGGCATCACCCGCGGCAGCTTGCGCAACAAGATCCGCGCCTTGGGCATCACCATCTCGCGATCGGTGGAATCGGAGGACGACACCGAGCCATCCCAAACCCCTTGAATCCGGGCCTTGTCCCCTTCGGTACCGCGGCCTGGTCCAGAGGGATCGCCTACAGCTCAGCCCCCGTAATGCCTCGAGGTCTGAAGAAAGCCTTGGGGTAAAAACCGTGTGCTCCACCTGAAGGAGGTCGCGTCCCAAGGGGGAACTGAGAGACAGAAGGAGCGGCCCCAGCATCACGCTCGCTTCGTCCGGCAACGCCAGTGGAGAGTACCCCTTCCAGCGCCTTGGGCCTTTCGGTTGGAGGAGTTTTGTTGGGCACTCTGAGGTAGCCACGTGTCCTCAGCGTCGGTTCAGTCGATAGACAAAACATGATTGATCTCACGCTGGTAGGCTTCCACATGGCCGCGTAGGACTTCCAGGAGCGTGACAGGCCGTCCGAGAGTAGCAGATTCCAAAATGGCACAGGCCGCAGCCAGATCATATAGTCCTTCTTCCCCGCTGGTTTCTGGACCGAGCGAACCTGTGGCGATGGCTTGTAACCAATCCCATTGGGCCAGTGCGAAGGAATCTTGGAGGCCGAGGGGAAAGCAACGATCCCGTTGGAGGGGATCAGCCTGTCGGAAATAGGTTTCGAGCAGTGATCCCCTTTGGCCATCGTCGAGGACTAATTGGTCTGCCTGAATGCATCCCCGGCTCCCAAAAAAGGCTGGCCAGCTCGACAGACGCAACGGTTCGCCATGCCCGCCCCAAGACCATAGCAGTTGAGCAAGGGCACCGTTGCGAAAAGTGAGGGTCGCAAAATAGGTGTCCTCCACCGTGGCCGTGGTGCGCAGGGTTATCTGGCCTGCGTCGTCCCGCCAGAAGCG
This Thermogemmata fonticola DNA region includes the following protein-coding sequences:
- a CDS encoding sigma-54-dependent transcriptional regulator; this encodes MPVLLVVDDEPAIRHAFQRVFRETEFTIRLVATAAEALEQAGRERPDVIVLDVHLPDATGLETFRRLRSLDARIPIILITGHGTADLAIEAMKEGAYEYLLKPLELGELRTIIDRAAQSSRLMSVPTAIAELETPPPGGDILLGRCPAMQEVYKAIGRVAQQDVTVLLTGESGTGKELVARAIYQHSNRAHKTFLAINCAAIPESLLESELFGHEKGAFTGAERRRIGKFEQASGGTIFLDEVGEMSPLTQAKILRLIQEQSFERVGGSETIHTDVRLIAATNANLAQLVEEGRFRKDLYFRLNVFAIHLPPLREREGDLELLVEHYVRRFGQELGKPVREVEPEAWKILRAYSWPGNVRELQSVLKQAILRMSGSVLLAACLPEQLRRGNNFRTTSSESELFWDRFVSERLAAGTENLYAECLERMEREVILRVLKHTAGNQVQAARILGITRGSLRNKIRALGITISRSVESEDDTEPSQTP